A region of Lycium barbarum isolate Lr01 chromosome 1, ASM1917538v2, whole genome shotgun sequence DNA encodes the following proteins:
- the LOC132639175 gene encoding probable (S)-N-methylcoclaurine 3'-hydroxylase isozyme 2, translated as MEAALGTTKCRFRINTRRTEIHPIMLKTGEMIDYLFTPILLYIFLVITFKYLFSLRNRLPLPPGPFSWPLIGNLFQVDLKRPHAALAKLAQAHGPDLMSIRFGTRLVVVASSRAAAAEVLKTNDRMLSGRYVACHIRVKGSRLHNLSTGLLEECDEYWKSIRTIYRAELFSTKALESQVSMRENKVTEMIQHLAKTQLGQVIKIRDVVFVTALNVLGNLILSTDLIDFEGKGVGERMKKDTSRYTMLAATPQLADLYPILGLFSKDFQGTYKKLMVLFDKICDVWTGIVQDRRNRDSQPSLGSMDFADALVKNGYTDTQIDALLVETFGAGTESTTATSEWMLVELLRNRQALQKLKDELEEVVGGKNVIRESDLPNLPYLEACFKETLRLHPPGPLLLPHRAVQTCEVMGYRIPKDTQVMVNMWAIARDPKNWDYPSSFKPERFLNSKMDYIGRYFEYIPFGSGRRMCAGQPLASRFVPLVVASLIHEFDWFLPNDIDSAQIDMDEILDITMFKNDPLLVIPKLRKRA; from the exons ATGGAGGCCGCCTTAGGTACTACTAAATGCAGATTTAGGATAAACACACGGAGAACAGAAATTCATCCTATAATGCTCAAAACAGGCGAAATGATCGATTACTTATTCACTCCAATTCTACTTTATATTTTTCTTGTAATCACGTTtaagtatttattttcattaagaAATAGATTACCACTTCCTCCAGGTCCATTCTCATGGCCATTGATAGGAAATTTATTCCAAGTAGATCTAAAACGTCCTCATGCTGCTTTAGCAAAGCTAGCCCAAGCTCATGGCCCTGATTTAATGTCCATAAGATTCGGTACACGACTCGTGGTTGTTGCTTCTTCCCGTGCAGCTGCTGCTGAAGTTCTCAAAACCAATGATCGTATGCTCTCTGGTCGCTACGTTGCTTGTCATATTCGAGTCAAGGGATCGAGACTTCACAATTTATCAACTGGATTATTAGAGGAGTGTGATGAATATTGGAAAAGCATCCGAACAATATATAGGGCTGAGCTTTTCTCAACAAAAGCTCTGGAATCACAG GTAAGTATGAGGGAGAACAAAGTCACTGAAATGATACAACATTTGGCTAAAACACAATTAGGCCAAGTGATTAAGATCAGGGACGTGGTTTTTGTGACCGCTTTAAACGTATTGGGTAATTTGATTCTTTCAACAGATTTAATTGATTTTGAAGGCAAAGGCGTGGGTGAAAGAATGAAAAAGGACACGAGCAGATACACAATGTTGGCTGCGACCCCGCAGTTAGCAGATTTGTATCCAATCTTAGGTCTTTTCAGTAAGGACTTCCAGGGAACATATAAGAAACTTATGGTTTTGTTCGATAAAATTTGTGATGTTTGGACCGGAATTGTACAGGACAGAAGAAATAGGGACAGCCAACCTTCTTTGGGTTCTATGGATTTTGCAGATGCTTTGGTTAAAAATGGTTACACTGATACACAGATCGATGCATTGCTTGTG GAAACATTTGGAGCTGGTACAGAGTCTACAACTGCTACAAGTGAATGGATGCTTGTCGAACTCCTAAGAAATCGACAAGCCTTACAAAAACTCAAGGATGAACTCGAAGAAGTAGTAGGAGGTAAGAACGTTATAAGGGAATCTGACTTGCCAAATTTACCGTACTTGGAGGCTTGTTTTAAGGAGACATTAAGGTTGCATCCTCCAGGACCTTTGCTACTTCCTCACCGTGCTGTGCAAACATGTGAAGTCATGGGTTATAGAATTCCAAAAGACACACAAGTAATGGTAAATATGTGGGCAATTGCGAGGGATCCTAAGAACTGGGACTATCCTTCTAGCTTCAAGCCCGAAAGATTTCTCAATTCGAAAATGGATTACATAGGGAGATATTTTGAGTATATCCCATTTGGTTCAGGAAGGAGAATGTGTGCTGGACAACCTCTGGCTTCCAGGTTTGTTCCCTTAGTTGTTGCTTCTTTGATCCATGAGTTTGATTGGTTTCTGCCAAATGACATTGATTCAGCTCAGATTGACATGGATGAGATATTGGATATCACAATGTTTAAGAATGATCCACTTCTTGTAATTCCTAAATTGAGGAAAAGAGCATAA